The following proteins are encoded in a genomic region of Ornithinibacillus sp. 4-3:
- a CDS encoding ABC transporter substrate-binding protein, whose protein sequence is MAFPSQPPSLDNHLTTARSTIEVTRNIFETLVTFDLDYNVKPMLAESWEESEDGKTITFNLRKGVLFHTGEEMDADDVVASMNRWLKLSGTGKETFEGAEFIKVDDYTASLELVEPVSITLAVLAFNGANLPSIMPKEIVESAGEESINEYIGTGPFKFEEWKQDQYIHLTRFEDYQPINEPADGLYGKKEALVNDLYLHYTPDSHTTMSGLMSGEYDIASSLPIDGLDQLKNNENIKIDSASDNRLSIYFNKKKGLFANPIAREAIAIGLNNEDILMASFTDPEYYNLSHNLMMSHQEEQWYSDYGKDRYNQNDIDYAKELLEEAGYNGEEITILTGRDHDYIYNSAVVLQEQLEKLGMNAKLAVYDSATVSELREDENAYDLYTKSDTPRPEPTSLLFMNSSFSGWTDSPELDALLDEIWSQPNLEGAQKLYDDLQRWFIDYRPIIKVGDGNALYAYRDTIEGLEWMDSLILWNVRKMEE, encoded by the coding sequence GTGGCCTTTCCTTCACAACCTCCATCATTAGATAACCATCTTACTACTGCACGATCCACTATTGAAGTAACGAGAAATATATTTGAAACGCTAGTCACATTTGATTTAGATTATAATGTCAAGCCAATGTTAGCTGAATCATGGGAAGAGAGTGAGGATGGAAAAACAATTACCTTTAATTTACGAAAAGGAGTTTTATTCCATACTGGTGAGGAGATGGATGCAGATGATGTTGTGGCTTCCATGAATAGATGGCTAAAACTATCTGGCACCGGGAAAGAAACCTTTGAGGGAGCTGAATTTATAAAGGTTGATGATTATACAGCTAGTTTGGAACTTGTTGAACCAGTTTCAATTACTCTCGCTGTCTTAGCATTTAATGGTGCTAACTTGCCTTCAATTATGCCGAAAGAAATTGTGGAAAGTGCGGGTGAGGAAAGTATTAATGAGTATATTGGAACTGGTCCGTTCAAATTTGAAGAATGGAAACAAGATCAGTATATTCACCTAACACGATTTGAAGATTATCAACCGATTAACGAACCGGCAGATGGGTTATATGGTAAAAAAGAGGCACTTGTAAATGATTTGTACTTACATTATACTCCTGATTCTCATACGACGATGTCTGGCTTAATGTCTGGTGAGTATGATATTGCTTCAAGTCTTCCTATAGATGGTTTGGATCAGTTAAAAAATAATGAAAATATCAAGATAGATTCGGCATCTGACAACAGATTAAGTATTTACTTTAACAAAAAGAAAGGATTATTTGCAAATCCAATCGCCAGGGAAGCTATAGCAATTGGATTAAATAATGAGGATATTTTGATGGCCTCTTTTACAGATCCAGAGTATTATAACCTCAGTCATAATTTGATGATGTCTCATCAAGAGGAACAGTGGTACAGTGATTATGGAAAAGATAGGTACAACCAAAATGATATAGATTATGCTAAGGAGCTTCTGGAGGAAGCGGGATATAATGGTGAAGAAATCACTATTTTGACGGGAAGAGATCATGACTATATCTATAATTCAGCTGTTGTCCTTCAAGAACAGCTCGAAAAACTAGGAATGAATGCAAAATTAGCAGTATATGATTCTGCTACCGTTTCCGAATTACGTGAAGATGAGAATGCATATGATCTCTATACTAAGTCTGATACTCCAAGACCTGAACCAACTTCATTACTGTTCATGAACAGTAGCTTTTCGGGGTGGACAGATAGCCCAGAGCTCGATGCCTTGTTAGATGAGATATGGAGCCAGCCTAATCTAGAAGGCGCGCAAAAATTGTATGATGATTTACAAAGATGGTTTATAGATTATCGACCAATCATAAAAGTTGGAGATGGTAATGCGCTTTATGCATATAGAGATACGATAGAGGGATTAGAGTGGATGGACTCGTTGATTCTTTGGAATGTACGTAAGATGGAAGAATAA
- a CDS encoding YkoF family thiamine/hydroxymethylpyrimidine-binding protein — MELTCGTSKIAGASFSIYPMSDDFVDIILNALKEVDTSKVWVETDDVTTTVRGKLVHVFDVTAAMFLHAAKTGKHVGLQVTYSLGCPGDSTGDVFMAEDDVRLNQPNFADLKQYVAAKFSLYPLGGGQYMDIIYSQIEAMRAYVEVSKAHYSTRLHGEAVDVFKGLESVFQATVDGGSSHTVMTVSISANSPSHVE; from the coding sequence ATGGAATTAACTTGTGGTACAAGTAAAATTGCAGGTGCTAGTTTTTCAATTTATCCAATGAGTGATGACTTTGTGGATATTATTTTAAATGCATTAAAAGAGGTCGATACTTCCAAAGTATGGGTAGAGACAGATGATGTTACAACAACTGTTCGCGGGAAGCTTGTACATGTATTTGATGTGACAGCTGCTATGTTCCTACATGCTGCTAAAACAGGAAAGCATGTAGGTTTACAGGTAACTTATTCACTTGGTTGCCCTGGTGACTCTACTGGTGATGTATTTATGGCTGAAGATGATGTTCGTCTCAATCAACCTAACTTTGCAGATTTAAAACAATATGTAGCTGCAAAATTTTCGCTTTACCCTTTAGGTGGTGGGCAATATATGGATATTATTTATAGCCAAATTGAGGCAATGAGAGCATATGTTGAGGTGTCAAAAGCACATTATTCTACCCGTTTACATGGGGAAGCTGTTGATGTATTTAAAGGACTCGAATCTGTATTCCAAGCAACTGTTGATGGCGGTTCAAGCCATACTGTGATGACTGTTTCTATCTCTGCAAATAGCCCATCGCATGTAGAATAA
- the trpA gene encoding tryptophan synthase subunit alpha, with protein sequence MGKMHIDQTFQEKLAANSKLFIPYIMAGDSGLDQLNEQIAFLEECGVSAIELGIPFSDPVADGPTIQAAGQRALKAGTTLSGVLKELEKSKETRHVPIILMTYINPIFRYGSAKFAENCAAAGVDGVIIPDVPMEEELLLSESLKENDIAFIRLAALTSTKERIQAIAERSEGFLYAVSVTGTTGARTTHKDGVGDYLASLKQASSVPVLAGFGVSSIEQAHALSKHCDGVIVGSTIVSLLHEGKREEITELIQGSIAK encoded by the coding sequence ATGGGTAAAATGCATATTGATCAAACCTTTCAAGAAAAATTAGCTGCAAACTCAAAATTATTTATTCCATATATTATGGCTGGAGATAGTGGGCTAGATCAGCTGAATGAACAAATCGCTTTTCTAGAAGAATGTGGTGTATCAGCGATTGAGCTTGGTATTCCCTTTTCTGATCCAGTTGCAGATGGTCCAACAATTCAAGCTGCTGGACAACGCGCATTAAAAGCTGGAACAACTTTATCAGGTGTTTTAAAAGAACTAGAAAAATCTAAAGAAACACGCCATGTACCAATTATACTAATGACTTATATTAACCCTATTTTCCGCTATGGCTCTGCTAAGTTTGCTGAGAATTGTGCAGCTGCTGGAGTAGATGGTGTTATTATTCCTGACGTGCCAATGGAAGAAGAATTACTTCTTTCAGAAAGCTTAAAGGAAAACGATATTGCCTTTATTCGATTAGCTGCTCTAACCAGTACAAAAGAAAGAATTCAGGCAATAGCAGAACGTTCTGAAGGCTTCCTATATGCAGTCTCTGTCACAGGAACAACAGGAGCTAGAACAACCCATAAGGATGGAGTAGGAGATTATCTAGCATCATTAAAACAAGCTAGCTCCGTTCCTGTACTTGCCGGATTTGGTGTCTCCTCTATTGAGCAAGCACATGCATTAAGCAAGCATTGTGACGGTGTTATTGTAGGAAGTACCATCGTAAGTCTTCTTCATGAAGGAAAAAGAGAAGAAATAACAGAGCTCATTCAAGGATCTATTGCTAAATAG
- the trpB gene encoding tryptophan synthase subunit beta, translated as MNYTMPNEQGRYGSFGGKFVPELLMPALIELEAAYTEAKNDPAFIEELQHYLTQYVGRETPLYHAENLSQKVGGAQLYLKREDLNHTGAHKINNTIGQALLAVRMGKRKIVAETGAGQHGVATATVCALLGLECVVFMGAVDIERQKLNVFRMELLGAKVESVESGSGTLKDAVNDALRYWVSHVEDTHYILGSVVGPHPFPKIVRDFQAVIGQETKQQILDKTNSLPDAVVAAVGGGSNAMGMFYPFIDDESVKMYGVEAGGLGIDSNKHSATLSAGSVGILHGTMTHLLQDRDGQIEEAFSISAGLDYPGVGPEHSHLHELGRVTYDSITDEEALEAFQFLSKTEGIIPALESAHAVAYAVKLAKEMDPSQKIVICLSGRGDKDVAQVKDILGGIKHG; from the coding sequence ATGAATTACACAATGCCTAATGAGCAAGGACGATATGGAAGCTTTGGCGGTAAGTTTGTACCAGAATTATTAATGCCCGCTCTAATAGAGTTAGAAGCTGCCTATACAGAAGCAAAAAATGACCCTGCTTTTATAGAAGAATTGCAGCATTATTTAACACAGTATGTTGGTCGTGAAACCCCTCTCTATCATGCTGAAAACTTATCACAAAAAGTTGGTGGTGCTCAGCTTTATTTAAAACGTGAGGATTTAAACCATACAGGTGCACATAAAATTAATAATACAATTGGGCAAGCATTGCTTGCAGTAAGAATGGGTAAAAGAAAGATTGTTGCTGAAACAGGTGCAGGACAGCATGGTGTTGCCACAGCAACTGTTTGTGCACTTCTTGGATTAGAATGTGTTGTCTTTATGGGAGCAGTCGATATCGAAAGACAAAAATTAAATGTATTTCGCATGGAATTACTAGGTGCGAAAGTAGAAAGTGTTGAATCTGGAAGCGGAACATTGAAGGATGCCGTAAATGATGCATTACGCTACTGGGTTAGCCATGTCGAGGATACACATTATATTTTAGGCTCTGTTGTAGGTCCACATCCATTTCCCAAAATTGTACGTGACTTCCAAGCAGTTATCGGTCAAGAAACAAAGCAACAAATTTTAGATAAAACAAATTCTCTACCTGACGCAGTTGTTGCAGCTGTTGGTGGTGGGAGTAATGCAATGGGAATGTTCTATCCATTTATTGATGATGAATCTGTAAAAATGTACGGAGTAGAAGCTGGTGGATTAGGTATAGATTCTAATAAACATTCAGCTACATTATCAGCTGGCTCTGTTGGAATTTTACATGGAACCATGACCCATTTGCTTCAAGATAGGGATGGCCAAATTGAAGAAGCATTTTCTATCTCTGCGGGTCTCGATTATCCTGGAGTTGGTCCAGAGCATAGTCATTTACATGAGCTTGGTCGTGTCACATATGATTCTATTACAGATGAAGAAGCATTAGAGGCATTCCAATTCCTATCCAAAACAGAGGGTATCATTCCAGCATTAGAAAGTGCCCATGCAGTTGCTTATGCGGTGAAATTGGCAAAAGAGATGGACCCAAGTCAGAAAATCGTTATTTGTCTATCTGGACGCGGAGATAAAGATGTTGCACAAGTCAAAGATATATTGGGAGGAATCAAACATGGGTAA
- a CDS encoding phosphoribosylanthranilate isomerase → MIIKICGIKTIEAAQVAAEKGADFIGFIFAPSKRQISPALAKTITSSLPPSVKKVGVFVNETVEKMEQITKEVGLDFVQLHGDESAEIAKQLSAKVIRAYSSNHLAEADFSSYPCDYLLMDSPGEAYRGGSGKVFDWSLLDTLAVPREKVILAGGLSSENVEQAIKLVSPAGIDVSSNVETNGRKDHEKIKQFIQAARYAEHQIDKEMK, encoded by the coding sequence ATGATAATCAAAATCTGTGGTATAAAAACAATTGAAGCTGCTCAAGTTGCAGCGGAAAAAGGTGCAGATTTTATCGGTTTTATTTTTGCACCAAGTAAACGCCAGATTTCACCAGCACTAGCGAAAACAATCACATCTTCTCTCCCCCCTTCTGTAAAAAAAGTTGGCGTATTTGTCAACGAAACAGTAGAAAAGATGGAACAAATTACAAAAGAAGTTGGGTTAGATTTTGTTCAATTACATGGAGATGAATCAGCTGAAATAGCAAAACAGCTCTCTGCCAAAGTAATTCGTGCCTACTCTAGCAATCATTTGGCAGAAGCAGACTTTTCCTCGTATCCTTGCGATTATTTATTAATGGATAGTCCTGGTGAAGCCTATCGTGGTGGGAGTGGAAAAGTATTTGATTGGAGCCTCCTTGATACATTAGCTGTTCCGAGAGAAAAAGTAATTTTAGCAGGAGGGCTCTCTAGTGAAAACGTAGAACAAGCAATTAAACTAGTAAGCCCTGCCGGAATTGATGTATCTAGTAATGTAGAAACAAACGGTAGAAAAGACCATGAGAAAATAAAGCAATTTATTCAAGCTGCTAGATACGCAGAACATCAGATAGATAAGGAGATGAAATAA
- the trpC gene encoding indole-3-glycerol phosphate synthase TrpC — protein MTILDKILIEKAKEVEKLKEKTYDTASTYTGQTFRERIRSSHMNIISEIKRSSPSKGEIQMDVNPIEQAKTYEAHGATAISVLTDEPFFNGSMEDLRAVREVVNIPILCKDFMIHPVQIDRAKEAGANIILLIVAALQHNKLFHLYEYAKSLDLEVLVEVHNEDEMERALDLGADIIGINNRDLKTFEVDLETTDYLASMVIDPETIVISESGIRTKEDVETVAKAGANVILVGETFMRSNNLQATFEELQIPLKNTED, from the coding sequence ATGACAATATTAGATAAGATTTTAATTGAAAAAGCAAAAGAAGTAGAGAAACTAAAAGAAAAAACATATGACACTGCCTCCACCTATACAGGGCAAACATTTCGTGAGCGAATTCGCTCCTCTCATATGAATATTATTTCGGAAATAAAACGTTCTTCCCCTTCTAAAGGAGAAATACAAATGGATGTTAACCCGATTGAACAAGCAAAAACATATGAGGCACATGGAGCAACTGCAATTTCTGTGCTAACAGATGAGCCCTTTTTCAATGGCTCTATGGAGGATTTACGTGCCGTAAGAGAAGTCGTTAATATCCCTATTTTATGTAAGGACTTCATGATTCACCCTGTTCAAATTGATCGCGCTAAAGAAGCTGGAGCAAATATTATTTTATTAATCGTTGCTGCACTTCAGCATAATAAACTTTTTCACCTATATGAATATGCGAAAAGCCTAGACCTTGAAGTTCTTGTTGAGGTGCATAATGAAGATGAAATGGAACGGGCATTAGATTTAGGTGCTGATATCATTGGGATTAATAATCGTGATTTAAAAACATTCGAAGTGGACTTAGAAACAACGGATTATCTGGCATCAATGGTCATTGACCCGGAGACAATTGTTATAAGCGAAAGTGGAATTCGTACAAAAGAAGATGTAGAAACAGTTGCAAAGGCAGGAGCAAATGTAATTCTAGTTGGTGAAACGTTTATGCGTTCTAATAATTTACAAGCAACCTTTGAAGAACTACAAATTCCTTTAAAAAACACTGAGGATTGA
- the trpD gene encoding anthranilate phosphoribosyltransferase: MKHYIEKLINKEDLTIDEMRAATNACFENVTDVQIAAFLTALRAKGETADEITGLAEVIRSKSTLSSISFQNVMDNCGTGGDGANSFNISTTAAFVIAGAGVKVAKHGNRSISSKTGSADVLEHLGISLTLDKHQVEEMLQENNIAFLFAQHVHSRLKQIMKVRKELGLPTIMNSIGPLTNPIELDTQLLGIYNRHMLHDMAEALYKLGRKRAIVLNGAGYMDEASLAGENHLVLLENKKLTPFTLTPEEVGLPTYSLEDIRGGDAKDNAEILLNVLKGKPGAYLDTVLLNAGLGLFANGAAGSIQTGIAMAQESIDSGAAMEKLQTLINYSKSFTSKVV; the protein is encoded by the coding sequence ATGAAACATTATATTGAAAAGCTTATTAATAAAGAAGATTTAACGATAGATGAGATGAGAGCAGCAACAAATGCCTGCTTTGAAAATGTAACAGATGTACAAATTGCAGCTTTCTTAACAGCATTACGTGCCAAAGGAGAAACAGCTGATGAAATTACTGGGCTTGCTGAAGTCATTCGTAGTAAATCCACTTTAAGCTCCATTAGTTTCCAAAATGTTATGGATAACTGTGGTACAGGTGGAGATGGTGCAAACAGCTTTAATATTAGTACAACAGCTGCATTTGTTATTGCAGGGGCTGGTGTAAAAGTAGCAAAGCATGGTAATCGTAGTATTTCTAGTAAAACTGGGAGCGCTGATGTGTTGGAGCATTTAGGTATTTCATTAACCCTAGATAAACATCAAGTTGAAGAAATGCTTCAGGAAAATAATATTGCTTTCTTATTTGCACAACATGTACATTCACGCCTAAAACAAATTATGAAAGTACGTAAAGAACTCGGTTTACCAACCATTATGAATTCGATAGGACCTTTAACAAATCCTATCGAACTAGATACACAATTACTTGGAATCTATAATCGCCATATGCTACATGACATGGCTGAAGCTTTGTATAAATTGGGCAGAAAACGCGCGATCGTATTAAATGGAGCTGGCTATATGGATGAAGCTTCCCTTGCTGGCGAGAATCATTTAGTATTACTTGAAAATAAGAAATTAACACCATTCACATTAACTCCAGAAGAAGTAGGCTTGCCAACATATAGCCTAGAAGATATTCGTGGTGGAGACGCGAAGGATAATGCAGAAATTTTACTAAATGTCCTTAAAGGTAAACCAGGCGCTTACTTAGATACTGTACTTCTAAATGCAGGACTTGGTCTATTTGCAAACGGTGCTGCAGGCTCTATTCAAACAGGTATTGCAATGGCTCAAGAAAGCATTGATTCTGGCGCAGCAATGGAGAAATTACAAACATTAATTAACTACAGCAAGTCCTTTACTAGTAAGGTGGTTTAA
- the trpE gene encoding anthranilate synthase component I: MIKTLSYKSKNMNADTLTPIGIFQNMDGKKKFLLESSYQYEAKGKFSFIGSNPYQEIIGSGNTTTVIDCQTKEEQVIDQNILQYVKENLPNIEYELPLAFTGGAVGYIGYDAIRAFAPIGEELPDELEMPDVHFMVFENLIVYEHGNDTVHIIATNLHNEKEEQLDERINQIEKSLYQHKPEQENEAEALEFNFKPDIPKEKFIEKVKAAQKYIHSGETLQIVISQRMKADFQGDPFRFYRKLRRANPSPYMFYIDFEDYLIIGASPESLVQATGKHVVTNPIAGTKPRANSEAEEKQVIKDFLKDPKELSEHEMLVDLSKSDFSKVCDPETITVPTYMKIEKYQHVIHIVSEVQGELKEDATSIDALIACLPAGTVSGAPRLRAMQIINEIEEKKRGFYSGGIGYIGFNRDLNMALAIRTMAVKDGSAYLQAGAGIVAESNPEMEYYETMHKSRSLMEVTK; encoded by the coding sequence ATGATTAAAACATTATCCTATAAATCCAAGAATATGAACGCTGATACACTAACACCAATAGGAATCTTTCAAAATATGGATGGGAAAAAGAAATTTTTACTAGAAAGCTCTTATCAATATGAAGCAAAAGGGAAATTTTCCTTTATCGGTTCAAATCCTTACCAAGAAATTATTGGTAGTGGCAATACTACAACTGTTATTGATTGTCAAACAAAGGAAGAGCAAGTAATCGACCAAAATATTCTACAGTATGTGAAAGAAAATTTACCGAATATCGAATATGAACTTCCTCTCGCTTTTACAGGTGGTGCAGTTGGTTATATTGGCTATGATGCAATTCGCGCATTTGCTCCAATTGGCGAAGAGCTTCCTGATGAACTAGAGATGCCTGATGTACACTTTATGGTCTTTGAAAACTTAATTGTTTATGAGCATGGAAATGACACTGTGCATATTATCGCTACAAATCTTCATAACGAAAAAGAAGAACAACTGGATGAACGAATTAATCAAATAGAAAAATCCTTATATCAACATAAACCAGAACAAGAAAATGAAGCAGAAGCTTTAGAATTCAATTTTAAACCTGATATCCCTAAAGAAAAATTTATTGAAAAAGTAAAAGCAGCTCAGAAATATATTCACAGTGGAGAAACTTTGCAAATCGTTATATCTCAACGAATGAAAGCAGACTTCCAAGGAGATCCATTTAGATTTTACCGTAAATTAAGAAGAGCTAACCCTTCACCTTATATGTTTTACATCGATTTTGAAGATTATTTAATTATCGGAGCATCTCCTGAAAGTCTCGTGCAGGCAACTGGGAAGCATGTTGTTACAAATCCAATTGCTGGAACAAAACCACGTGCAAACTCTGAGGCAGAAGAAAAACAAGTGATTAAAGACTTTCTAAAGGATCCAAAGGAATTATCTGAACATGAGATGCTTGTTGATTTAAGTAAGAGTGACTTCAGTAAGGTTTGTGACCCTGAAACAATCACAGTACCAACCTATATGAAAATTGAGAAATACCAGCATGTTATCCATATCGTTTCTGAAGTTCAAGGAGAATTAAAAGAAGATGCAACAAGTATTGACGCATTAATTGCTTGTTTACCTGCTGGAACTGTTTCCGGTGCTCCTCGACTTCGAGCAATGCAGATTATCAATGAAATCGAAGAGAAGAAACGCGGATTTTACTCTGGTGGTATTGGCTATATTGGCTTTAATCGTGATCTGAATATGGCGCTTGCAATTCGTACAATGGCTGTAAAGGATGGCAGTGCTTATTTACAAGCTGGAGCTGGAATTGTAGCAGAATCTAATCCTGAAATGGAATACTATGAAACAATGCATAAGTCTAGATCCCTTATGGAAGTTACAAAATGA
- the ddlA gene encoding D-alanine--D-alanine ligase — protein sequence MSKVKVGIIFGGKSAEHEVSLQSAKNIVDAIDKDKYEVVLIGIDKHGKWYLNDQSSYLLHAENPKLIQLNKSNNPVAIIPGQTDQQLIHADSAGMLGQLDVVFPIVHGTLGEDGSLQGMLRLANLPFVGANVLGSALCMDKDIAKRLLTHAGINVAKGFAFTKAKKNTINYQEVVDAIGTPIFIKPANQGSSVGVSKVDTEAEFYEAVEDAFQYDHKIIIEESIKGREIEISVLGNAEPIASVPGEILPQTEFYSYESKYIDEKGAKLEIPAQLDEEIVKKMQEVAIHAFLELQCEGLARVDFFLTEDGKIYVNEINTLPGFTRISMYPKLWQESGISYPELINQLIKLAIERHQADADLKSSAWND from the coding sequence ATGAGTAAAGTTAAAGTAGGAATTATTTTCGGAGGTAAATCTGCTGAACATGAAGTATCGTTGCAATCGGCGAAAAATATTGTAGATGCAATTGATAAGGATAAATATGAAGTTGTTTTAATAGGAATTGATAAACATGGAAAGTGGTATTTAAATGATCAATCCTCTTATTTATTACATGCAGAAAATCCAAAGCTTATTCAATTAAATAAATCAAATAATCCAGTAGCTATTATTCCTGGCCAAACAGATCAACAGCTTATTCATGCAGATTCAGCAGGAATGCTAGGACAGCTTGATGTAGTATTTCCAATTGTACACGGTACATTAGGTGAGGATGGTAGTTTACAAGGGATGTTGCGTCTAGCAAACTTGCCATTTGTTGGCGCGAATGTATTAGGCTCTGCGCTTTGTATGGATAAGGATATCGCAAAACGTTTATTAACACATGCCGGGATCAATGTGGCAAAGGGATTTGCATTTACAAAAGCGAAGAAAAATACCATTAACTATCAGGAGGTAGTAGATGCAATTGGCACGCCTATATTTATTAAGCCGGCAAATCAAGGCTCATCTGTCGGGGTAAGTAAAGTAGATACTGAAGCAGAATTTTATGAGGCAGTAGAGGATGCATTCCAATATGATCATAAAATTATTATAGAAGAATCTATTAAAGGAAGAGAAATCGAAATTTCTGTATTAGGTAATGCAGAGCCGATTGCTTCTGTTCCAGGGGAAATTTTACCACAAACAGAATTCTATTCTTATGAATCAAAATATATTGATGAAAAAGGTGCGAAATTGGAAATCCCAGCACAGTTAGATGAGGAAATAGTTAAGAAAATGCAGGAGGTTGCGATTCATGCATTTTTAGAACTTCAATGTGAAGGTTTGGCACGAGTGGATTTCTTTTTAACAGAGGATGGGAAGATTTACGTGAATGAAATCAATACATTACCTGGTTTTACTAGAATCAGTATGTATCCTAAATTATGGCAAGAGAGCGGGATTTCTTATCCGGAGTTAATCAATCAATTAATTAAACTAGCAATAGAACGTCATCAAGCAGATGCTGATCTTAAAAGCTCTGCCTGGAACGACTAA
- a CDS encoding nitroreductase produces MSELVEKQKSELAKIIRERRAVKNNYTDKEVTEEVVLELLDDASWAPTHGMRQPWRFIFVHQDQKADFAKKVASTYPEDKQENRENFLNEPNAFLVAIMEVPDNQKQWDENFGAISCMLQNFWLLAWERKLGVVWRTNPHVYEEKVKEILDVKENEKIVGFVHLGYFEEAPKKKERIPVKEKFSVYKA; encoded by the coding sequence ATGAGTGAATTGGTAGAAAAACAAAAGTCTGAATTAGCAAAAATTATCCGTGAACGTCGTGCTGTAAAAAATAATTATACAGATAAAGAAGTTACAGAAGAAGTAGTTCTAGAACTTCTTGATGATGCAAGCTGGGCACCAACTCATGGAATGAGACAACCTTGGCGTTTTATTTTTGTTCATCAGGATCAAAAAGCGGATTTTGCTAAAAAAGTTGCTTCTACATATCCAGAGGATAAGCAAGAAAATCGCGAAAACTTCTTAAACGAACCTAATGCTTTCTTAGTTGCGATTATGGAAGTACCAGATAATCAAAAACAGTGGGACGAAAACTTCGGAGCTATCTCTTGTATGCTACAAAATTTCTGGCTACTTGCCTGGGAGAGAAAATTAGGTGTGGTATGGCGCACTAATCCACATGTTTATGAGGAAAAAGTAAAAGAAATTCTCGATGTGAAAGAAAACGAAAAAATTGTTGGCTTTGTTCATCTTGGATATTTTGAAGAAGCACCAAAGAAAAAAGAGCGTATCCCTGTAAAAGAAAAATTTTCTGTATATAAAGCATAG
- a CDS encoding PTS transporter subunit IIC, which produces MKAFLQKKGVTLSARTYFITALSFMALGLFSSLIIGLIIKTIGEQLIVEFSPEIANAFIEMGKFAMDTKIMGGAIGVAIAYGLKAPPLVLFSAVFAGAFGAELGGPAGSYVTVLLACELGKIVYQQTRLDIIVTPFVTIAIAFLVGSFIGPTINSMMTGLGSVINWSTMQQPFVMSILVAVLMGWALTAPISSAAIAIMLGLEGLAAGAATIGCVAQMIGFAVMSRRDNGIGGVLAVGIGTSMLHVANIIKNPRILIPPTVAGVILAPIAIVGFQLENNASGAGMGTSGFVGQLMTFETMGFSLDILLQIIILHFIAPALISIFLTVWMRKRGWIKAGDLKIVYEKN; this is translated from the coding sequence TTGAAAGCATTTTTACAAAAGAAGGGTGTTACTTTATCAGCAAGAACATATTTTATTACAGCACTTAGCTTTATGGCACTGGGTTTATTTTCATCTTTAATTATTGGACTTATTATTAAAACAATTGGTGAACAATTAATTGTTGAATTTTCTCCAGAAATTGCGAATGCTTTCATCGAGATGGGCAAATTTGCAATGGATACAAAAATAATGGGAGGAGCAATTGGTGTCGCGATTGCTTACGGTTTAAAAGCACCACCATTAGTGTTGTTTTCTGCTGTATTTGCTGGAGCATTTGGTGCTGAATTGGGAGGGCCAGCGGGAAGTTATGTTACAGTGCTCTTGGCATGTGAACTTGGAAAAATAGTTTACCAGCAGACGCGTCTTGATATTATTGTGACACCTTTTGTTACAATTGCTATAGCATTTCTAGTTGGTTCCTTTATTGGGCCAACGATTAATTCTATGATGACAGGATTAGGAAGTGTGATTAATTGGTCAACCATGCAGCAGCCTTTTGTAATGAGCATTTTGGTTGCGGTGCTGATGGGCTGGGCATTAACAGCACCAATTTCTAGTGCTGCAATTGCGATTATGCTAGGACTAGAAGGCTTGGCAGCGGGGGCAGCAACAATCGGTTGTGTAGCACAGATGATCGGATTTGCGGTGATGAGTCGTCGGGATAATGGAATAGGTGGAGTTTTAGCTGTTGGGATTGGTACATCTATGCTACATGTAGCAAATATTATTAAAAACCCACGTATCCTGATTCCGCCAACAGTTGCTGGCGTTATTTTAGCTCCAATTGCTATTGTTGGTTTTCAATTAGAAAATAATGCATCTGGTGCAGGTATGGGAACTAGTGGTTTTGTTGGACAATTAATGACTTTTGAAACAATGGGATTCTCCCTTGATATATTGCTCCAAATTATTATTTTGCATTTTATTGCCCCAGCATTAATTAGTATATTTCTCACTGTTTGGATGCGAAAACGTGGATGGATTAAGGCTGGAGATTTAAAGATTGTCTATGAAAAAAACTAA